Proteins encoded together in one Bacteroides ovatus window:
- a CDS encoding TraG family conjugative transposon ATPase: protein MRNVLKAETLERKFPLLSVENGCIVSKDADLTVAFEVELPELFTMTAAEYEAVHSSWVKAVKVLPDFSVVCKQDWFTKEIYRPDFRDGEQSFLSKSYERHFNERPYLNHKCYLYLTKTTRERSRQRSDFNSLCRGSLLPKEMVDKDTAARFLEAVEQFERIMNDSGHVSLRRLEADEITGTEGRPGLVEKYFSLSLEDETAVLQDICLNPGGMRVGDKRLCVHTLSDTEDLPGRVSTDMRYERMSTDRSDCRLSFAAPVGLLLPCNHIYSQYVFIDDAQEILRTMEKTSRNMLSLSKYSRSNAVNREWTEMYLDEAHTKGVLPVRCHCNVTAWAEDREELRRVKNDTGSQLAMMECTPRHNTVDAPVLYWAGIPGNAGDFPAEESFYTFLEQAVCLFTAETNYRSSPSPFGIRMADRRNGIPLHVDISDLPMKRGIITNRNKFVLGPSGSGKSFFTNHLVRQYYEQGTHILLVDTGNSYQGLCRMIHDRTHGEDGIYITYEEDNPIAFNPFYTDSGQFDVEKRESIKTLILTLWKREDEAPKRSEEVALSGAVNAYIRRITDDRASRPDFNGFYEFVRDDYRHMIEQKKVREKDFDIDGFLNVLEPFYRGGDYDFLLNSDKELDLTNKRFIVFELDNISSNKVLLPVVTLIIMETFISKMRKLRGIRKMILIEECWKALMSANMSEYIKYLFKTVRKYFGEAVVVTQEVDDIISSDIVKEAIINNSDCKILLDQRKYMNKFEHIQKLLGLTEKERGQILSINRANRPGPFYREVWIGLGGTHSAVYATEVSAEEYAVRP from the coding sequence ATGAGAAATGTATTGAAAGCTGAAACGCTTGAACGTAAGTTCCCCCTGCTGTCTGTGGAAAACGGCTGCATTGTCAGCAAGGACGCCGACCTGACCGTGGCCTTTGAGGTGGAACTTCCCGAACTGTTTACTATGACTGCGGCCGAATACGAGGCTGTCCACTCGTCCTGGGTAAAGGCTGTCAAAGTGCTGCCGGATTTTTCGGTTGTCTGCAAGCAGGACTGGTTCACGAAGGAGATCTACCGTCCTGATTTCCGGGACGGTGAACAGAGCTTCCTGTCGAAAAGCTATGAGCGCCATTTCAACGAGCGCCCGTACCTGAACCACAAATGCTACCTGTATCTGACGAAGACCACGCGTGAGCGCAGCCGGCAGAGGAGTGACTTCAACAGCCTCTGCCGCGGTTCCCTTCTGCCCAAGGAGATGGTTGACAAGGACACGGCGGCCCGGTTTCTGGAAGCTGTGGAACAGTTCGAGCGTATCATGAACGATTCCGGCCATGTCAGCCTGCGCAGGCTGGAGGCGGACGAGATTACCGGCACTGAGGGACGTCCCGGACTGGTGGAGAAATATTTCTCCCTGTCGCTGGAGGATGAAACCGCCGTGCTTCAGGACATCTGTCTTAATCCCGGCGGCATGCGTGTGGGTGACAAGCGGCTGTGTGTGCATACCCTATCTGATACGGAGGACCTTCCCGGCAGGGTGTCCACCGATATGCGTTATGAGCGTATGTCCACCGACCGCAGTGACTGCCGCCTCTCGTTCGCCGCTCCCGTCGGCCTGTTGCTTCCTTGTAACCATATCTATTCGCAGTATGTGTTTATAGACGACGCGCAGGAGATTCTCCGTACAATGGAAAAAACTTCGCGCAACATGCTCTCCCTCTCGAAGTACAGCCGGAGTAATGCGGTAAACCGGGAGTGGACGGAGATGTATCTGGATGAAGCCCATACGAAGGGCGTATTGCCCGTCCGCTGCCATTGCAACGTGACGGCGTGGGCTGAAGACAGGGAGGAACTCAGACGTGTGAAGAACGATACCGGCAGCCAGCTTGCCATGATGGAATGCACGCCGAGGCACAATACGGTGGATGCCCCGGTGCTCTACTGGGCTGGCATTCCCGGCAATGCGGGTGATTTTCCGGCAGAGGAGTCGTTCTACACTTTTCTGGAACAGGCCGTCTGTCTCTTTACGGCTGAAACCAATTACCGGAGTTCTCCCAGCCCGTTCGGCATCCGTATGGCTGACCGCCGGAACGGCATCCCCCTGCATGTTGACATCAGCGACCTGCCGATGAAACGCGGTATCATCACGAACCGCAACAAGTTTGTTCTCGGTCCCAGCGGTAGCGGCAAATCCTTTTTTACCAACCACCTGGTCAGACAATATTATGAACAGGGCACGCATATCCTGCTGGTGGACACGGGCAACAGTTACCAGGGACTGTGCCGTATGATCCATGACCGTACGCACGGTGAGGACGGCATCTATATAACGTATGAGGAGGATAATCCGATAGCTTTTAATCCTTTTTATACGGATTCCGGACAGTTTGACGTTGAAAAACGTGAGAGTATCAAGACGCTGATTCTGACTTTGTGGAAACGGGAGGACGAAGCCCCGAAACGTTCGGAGGAGGTGGCCCTGTCGGGTGCGGTGAATGCCTATATCCGCCGGATTACGGATGACAGGGCGTCCAGGCCGGATTTTAACGGCTTCTATGAGTTTGTCCGTGATGACTACCGCCATATGATCGAGCAAAAGAAGGTGCGTGAAAAGGACTTCGATATTGACGGCTTTCTGAATGTGCTGGAACCGTTTTACAGGGGCGGGGACTATGACTTCCTGCTGAACTCCGACAAGGAACTGGACCTGACGAACAAACGGTTCATAGTCTTTGAACTGGACAACATCTCCTCCAACAAGGTCCTGCTTCCGGTGGTTACGCTTATTATCATGGAAACCTTTATATCCAAGATGAGAAAGCTCAGGGGAATCCGCAAGATGATATTGATTGAGGAATGTTGGAAAGCCCTGATGTCCGCCAACATGAGTGAATACATCAAGTATCTCTTTAAAACCGTCAGAAAGTATTTCGGTGAGGCCGTGGTAGTGACGCAGGAGGTGGACGACATCATCTCCTCGGATATTGTCAAGGAGGCGATCATCAACAACTCGGACTGCAAGATACTGCTTGACCAGCGTAAATATATGAACAAGTTCGAACATATCCAGAAACTTCTGGGACTGACGGAGAAGGAGAGGGGGCAGATCCTTTCCATCAACCGTGCGAACCGTCCCGGACCTTTCTACCGTGAAGTCTGGATCGGGCTGGGCGGAACACACTCCGCCGTTTATGCGACGGAGGTCAGCGCGGAGGAGTATGCGGTGCGCCCGTAA
- a CDS encoding DUF4133 domain-containing protein, whose product MEYEINKGAGNPLEFKGLKSQYLFIFAGGLVAVLLVVVILYIAGVNQWICIPFGLLSGSLLVWLTFRLNARYGEHGLMKLLSGKRHPRYLIHRRRLFRLLTKRRKK is encoded by the coding sequence ATGGAATACGAGATAAATAAAGGCGCGGGTAATCCTTTGGAGTTCAAGGGCCTGAAATCACAGTACCTTTTTATTTTTGCGGGCGGGCTTGTCGCGGTGCTGCTTGTGGTGGTCATCCTTTATATAGCCGGTGTGAACCAGTGGATATGCATTCCTTTCGGACTCCTGTCCGGTTCGCTGCTGGTCTGGCTGACCTTCCGCCTGAATGCCCGGTATGGTGAACACGGCCTTATGAAGCTGCTGTCGGGGAAACGCCATCCTCGTTATCTGATCCACCGCAGGAGATTATTCCGATTACTGACCAAAAGAAGAAAGAAATGA